In a single window of the Nicotiana tomentosiformis chromosome 10, ASM39032v3, whole genome shotgun sequence genome:
- the LOC104093055 gene encoding agamous-like MADS-box protein AGL62: protein MAKQPSMGRKKIKIAKIEMKNHLQVTFSKRRSGLFKKASELCTLCGVEIAIIVFSPAKNVYSFSHPNVESIIDRFLSRNPHSIISNRLHFVEGQRHVNVLDLNLKLTQILAQLEVEKKKGETLDQMRKTRQNEYWWEAPISKLALHELEHLKDSMEDLNKNVTTHQNSICSSFIANGVGIFDNYDIKPFMYASNYTHNHTLDYDHGFF from the coding sequence ATGGCAAAACAGCCTAGCATGGGAAGGAAAAAGATAAAAATTGCAAAAATAGAGATGAAGAATCACCTCCAAGTTACCTTCTCCAAACGCCGTTCAGGACTTTTCAAGAAAGCTAGTGAATTATGTACACTGTGTGGAGTTGAAATCGCCATTATAGTTTTCTCCCCTGCGAAAAACGTTTACTCTTTTAGCCACCCTAATGTTGAGTCCATTATTGATAGGTTTCTTTCAAGAAATCCTCATTCAATAATCTCCAATCGACTTCATTTCGTCGAGGGTCAACGACATGTCAATGTCCTTGACCTCAACTTGAAACTCACTCAAATTCTTGCTCAGCTTGAAGTTGAGAAGAAAAAGGGAGAAACACTTGATCAAATGAGGAAAACTAGGCAAAACGAATATTGGTGGGAAGCCCCTATAAGTAAACTTGCTTTACATGAGCTTGAGCATTTAAAGGATTCAATGGAAGACTTGAACAAGAATGTAACCACTCATCAGAATAGTATTTGTTCCTCTTTCATTGCAAATGGTGTTGGGATTTTTGATAACTATGACATCAAGCCATTTATGTATGCATCAAATTACACTCATAACCATACCTTGGATTATGATCATGGATTCTTTTAG